A region of the bacterium genome:
ATTGGGGTCGGTAGTGTCCATTATGCAGTTTGAGCATATTTGATACTTTGTTTTACTCATATTCACAGCTCCTCATATTAAAAAAACCTGGCCAGAAAAATGGTTATTCAAAAATATTTTCAACGCAACTATTTCCCCTTAAAAAGCTGGCGATTCCCCTCCAATATAGTAGGATCTAATAAGCGCTCAATAATTTTAGCCTTAACAACAGCCCGTTTCTTTAAACGTTCATTATAGCTCAATAAGGCAAAATTCTCAATTGTTTTTACAAAAGAATCCATCTGAGTTAAATCTATATCCCAGCCTAATCCATCGGCCTGTAAATTACGCCAGGAAGTTTTGTTACTAATCAGTACCGGTGTCCCTGCTGTTAAAGATTCAATAATGACATGTCCGTAATTCTCTCCGGCTGTCGGAAGTAAAAAAAGATCGTACTGGCTAAAAACATGTCCAACTTCACCGGGGTTTACACTTCCGAAATAATTTACCTTCACGTTATCGGGCATCCTATTCATTAATTCCTGGCATTCTTTCCAATAAACCGTATCTTCTGCAGGCCCATAGATATCAAAAATCACCTTTGTTTTAACTTTACTTAAAACATTTAAAGCATAATCTAATCTCTTTTCCCGCGCAATTCGGGATAAAAATACAACTTTTAAATTTTCAAAATCAGATGATGGTTGCAAAGTTACTTCAGGATATTTATCAGAAATAACTTTGTTTGGCAAATCACGCGCTATGCGGATTGTATCAGGTTTCACCTTCATAATCTTAATGATATCCTTTACTTCAAATTCACTAGATGCCTGCCATATAACCTTATTATAAAATCCGAACAACCTGGCCATCTGAATATAAATGAACTTTTTTGGATATTTCAAACCTAATGACCCCCAGGCAAACTCTCCACGCGGTGCAACAATTATATGTTTAAATTTTGCAAAACCAAACTTGCGGATTAATAACACCTTTACGGTAAGAGGATCAAAAAAGCTATTTAGGTAAACTACATCATGTGGGGTATTTTTCAGCAAATTCAATATATCTTTTACAGTGCTCGTCTGCGGTTGCAAATAAAAAACCACTGCATTGCCAACCTTATTCCATTGATTAGGCTTTATGCAGGCGTAAGGAATATCTTCCCCCAAATCCCTGTCTCGCGTAACTATACGAAAGTCGAAATCATCACATAAATAATCAACAGTGTTGGCGATTGTGCGCAAGATACCTCCTGCTTTATAGCCGGGAAGATAATTGCCAATAAAAGTAAGAATAATTGGTTTATCATTAAAACTCTTCATTATTTTTCATTATTCCAAAACACTCATCTTATTTCAATGAGCAAAACTATCAATACTGTTCTTCAAATTCTTGCCAGCTTTTCCCGCAGATAGTTAAATCCCGACCAATGTGTAACCCTTAAGAATAAAAAATTAAGAGTTATGCCGGACCGAACTTTGACCATAAAAGTTTGCATCAAAATCCACCAAAGCGGTTTATAACCTTTATAAACCTGATAATTAAACCATGTATATGCTTTTTGAATTTGACGTTTAGAAAAATGAGGGAAATCAATCACAGGCTGTCTCCGTTCCAGCCGATAATCAATAGGTGGTTTTAGATAACCTTCCCGAATACACATGTTATATAATTCTGTGCCCGGATATGGGAAAAAAATCCCCGAATAATGAAAATCCGGCTGGCATTGACGATTTACTAAAACTGTTTCCATATAATCATTGTAAGCCTCGCCGGGAAGGCCTATTATATTAAACACAAAGATTTTAAGCCCAGCTTTACGCGCCATAGCAGTAACATCCAAAAAATCCTTGTTTGAATAGTCCCGCTTGAGTATTTCCTTGCGAACCCGTTCACTTCCTGACTCAAGACCAATATTAATTTTATAAAAATGCGCTTTTTTGAGCGCAAATAATATGTCTTCATCTTTTGATTGCGGGGAAATTCGGAAATTACAGCCATACGAAATAAAATTATCAATTGTTGCGTTAAACCTTTCAAGCTGTTTACAAAATTCAAAAAGCCAAGCTTTATTCAAAGCTATAGATTCTACCTCGAAATATATTCTTGATTGTGTCGGATATGTTGTATGAAGAAAAGCAATTTCTTTGATAATATTTTCAGGAGAACGAAATCTCACATATTTTCCAGCAGCAACTTTTTTAAGAGCGTGGTTGCAACAATATGTACAACCGTGGGGACAGCCCCGCCCCAGCAATACAGCTAATTCAGCCCCCGACTGTTCTTTCATCCATGGTATCCATATTGCCCTATCCGGAAATGGCAAACTATCAATATCTTGAAAAAAAGGACGGGTAGAATTCCTTTCAATATTTCCGTCCGAAGATTTTATCCATAGATTTTGAATCCCGTGGGGGACAGTACCCGCTTCTATCTGGCGGCATAATTCTAACATTGAATATTCTCCTTCCCCTATGCAAACAGCGTCAAAATGGCCGTTTATTACCTCGGAAGGATTCAAAGTAGCATGTACTCCACCGATAATAAGATATTTATCAGGCCATTGACTTTTTATAAAACTTGCTATTTTTTCAATGAAAGGATACTGACTCGTTACGGCAGTAAAACAAATAACATGAGGAAAAAACTTCTCTACAAACTTGTTTAACAGCTTTATGTTCTTTTCCCATGGATTACTGCTTCCTAATACTACAAGTTGAGTTTCGTAACCATTAATTTTTAATACAGAAGAAATGTAAGAAATTCCAAACGATATGTCTGACCAGGACTGCAAAGGCCTTGAGATTGATTGAGCATCCTCTAACGAATAAATAAACGCAATTTTCATTGATAATTCCTTAAATTTACAATCAATTAATATAGTTTTGAGAACAGAAAATATTTTCTCTATTTCGCAATTGTTCCTGTATTCCTGTTTAAATAAACCACATTATCATGCCTGTCCTGTAAATAGAAACCGTGAATATCAATTAACTCTTTTAACATATCATCCACAGATACCGGAACTCCGGCATACGTTGTATTATGTAATTCAAAAAAAATATGCTGGCAGTCACGCAACGCTTCTCTGTCTTGACGAATAATATAGACTTCTTCACCTTCTATATCCGCTATGAGCACAAAATCATTAATATGATAAGCGGATTTCAATTCAAATAAAGTAACCGCTTTAACCATAATAGAATTATGTTGCGGATTTCCACAAGTTAATCTTCCTGTCGTTGATAAATGGCCTGGTGTAAAAAAGAC
Encoded here:
- a CDS encoding glycosyltransferase family 4 protein, with the protein product MKSFNDKPIILTFIGNYLPGYKAGGILRTIANTVDYLCDDFDFRIVTRDRDLGEDIPYACIKPNQWNKVGNAVVFYLQPQTSTVKDILNLLKNTPHDVVYLNSFFDPLTVKVLLIRKFGFAKFKHIIVAPRGEFAWGSLGLKYPKKFIYIQMARLFGFYNKVIWQASSEFEVKDIIKIMKVKPDTIRIARDLPNKVISDKYPEVTLQPSSDFENLKVVFLSRIAREKRLDYALNVLSKVKTKVIFDIYGPAEDTVYWKECQELMNRMPDNVKVNYFGSVNPGEVGHVFSQYDLFLLPTAGENYGHVIIESLTAGTPVLISNKTSWRNLQADGLGWDIDLTQMDSFVKTIENFALLSYNERLKKRAVVKAKIIERLLDPTILEGNRQLFKGK
- a CDS encoding radical SAM protein, with the protein product MKIAFIYSLEDAQSISRPLQSWSDISFGISYISSVLKINGYETQLVVLGSSNPWEKNIKLLNKFVEKFFPHVICFTAVTSQYPFIEKIASFIKSQWPDKYLIIGGVHATLNPSEVINGHFDAVCIGEGEYSMLELCRQIEAGTVPHGIQNLWIKSSDGNIERNSTRPFFQDIDSLPFPDRAIWIPWMKEQSGAELAVLLGRGCPHGCTYCCNHALKKVAAGKYVRFRSPENIIKEIAFLHTTYPTQSRIYFEVESIALNKAWLFEFCKQLERFNATIDNFISYGCNFRISPQSKDEDILFALKKAHFYKINIGLESGSERVRKEILKRDYSNKDFLDVTAMARKAGLKIFVFNIIGLPGEAYNDYMETVLVNRQCQPDFHYSGIFFPYPGTELYNMCIREGYLKPPIDYRLERRQPVIDFPHFSKRQIQKAYTWFNYQVYKGYKPLWWILMQTFMVKVRSGITLNFLFLRVTHWSGFNYLREKLARI